A window of Papilio machaon chromosome W, ilPapMach1.1, whole genome shotgun sequence genomic DNA:
TCTTTAattcttataataatataataataataatataagcctttattcagacaataaacaaacaaacataatttaacgttataattaataaaaaaaacaatcattgtCCGTGTGTCAATTTGACAAAGGCCTCCTCCATTTTGGACCACATTCTTCTGTCTCTCGCTGTTCTGGGCCATGCACTCCCCGCTACTGCTTTTATCTCGTCTACCCAAAGTGTACATGGTCTACCTCTTTTTCTGTTCTTGTGTTTAGTATACCAGTGCATTATTAATTTCGACCATTTTTCCTTTCCTCTAATAGTATGGCCCGCCCATTTCCATTTCAGCTTTTTGGCTACGAATGTGACGTCTTTTGCTCTGGTATGCTTCTTGACATTTGAAATTCTTATTCTGTCCGACAATCTCACGCCCATCATACTTCTATCCATGGCATTCTGGCacactgattttttttttattttgagccTTTGTGATTGCCCAAGTCTGACAACCGTATGTCATTATAGGTAGAATACAGGTATCAAAAAGCTTTCGCTTGATAAACATGCTGATATCTCGATTTGTCATAATATCTTTGAAGCTCCAGAATTGTTTCCAGGCGTTACCCACACGTCTATCTATTTCTTTCCTTAATTCTTACTTAGCGTAAATTCCTTGATATAGATTcctaatacaaaatatatactgAAGATGGACCATTAAACGTCTTTGTGTACGGCTGTTAGTGTGCAACAGTTtagttatgtttaattttcagttaaaactacatattaacaaattctagcctaattaattaattttattttgtatcttgttgaatttaatttaaatgacaacCACAATCACTACACCAAATGGAATATTTCAGTTCTCAATCtgataaaacttttgtaacaTTTCCCTTACGTCCTGTAGTAATATGTCGTACCAAAGCCATTTAAAGGATGAATTGTCACGCCTATTAGGTCGACaccattattttttacgaaGGGAGAGCGACAGATGGCGCTGTCATTATCACTAAGAACATACTGTATAGACATTGTGACATATAGCTGAAGATATTAAAACAGGGGTGTAAACGTATTCTTATTAGGTAAGTAATCCACTATGGTAATTGAAGTCAATTCAATGTTTCTCTAATATTAGCTATCCGTTACCAACTATTACTATGAAGATCATACGTTGGTTTTTACCTTTTCTTTTGTACAAAGTCtttatgtaagtttttaatttaacaacttAGAGATTGAACTGAGATTGGCTATCGGCGAGACAATCCGTCCACTTCAGATTAGAACAAACTTTTGCCTTTTTCAATTACCATTTTGAGATGGAGAATtatcgtatattttaaaagacttaAGGGTTCATTTAACCTGatagaaaactttattttaattgaactgataattaactttaattgaaTGAATTACCTCTTAAACTAAtaggaaaatatttactctattttacaattacagtCTCCACTgttcttcttttaaaaatttatataatactagctgtcgcccgcgactccgtccgcgtgcagttaaaaaaaaatggggagggggttatgaaaaatagatgttggctgattctcagacctactgaatatgctcacaaaatgtCATGAGAATcgatcaagccgtttcggaggagtacggtgacgaaaactgtgacacgagaattttatatattataggtAGATGCTATTATCATTGATGTACATATCCAATGAGCGTCGATGGCATGTTTCTTAAGCACCTTACCGGAGCGGACTGGTTACTGTCCTGGGTTCTTTCCCAGCTATCCCATGTGTTATAAACTAGTCTAGTAACTCTTAATATGCAAAGAAAGAaatgtgcaaaaaaaattaacataacttACGCCCGTAACGCAGAGGGGTAAGTATGTAGAGTAGATACTACGAACGGACTCACCTTTCTTGCTTGTTGGATCGTAAATCTTTTTTACGAtaattttaaacgattttttttgtctctGTAATGTTCTGCGTTCGCAAGATTGCCTTTTTATACTTAGTTtatgtaaatacttttttggttagatgaaaaatgttttgtataaacttgcttttactgtttttaattaatattgaagtgagtactttttttaagattttgtattaattttcaaataatgaatatgattataacatctaaaaaaaattgatttaaaactgCTATAAGTGTACTAAGTGCTCAGTAATAATcagaattgtttaattttttttaatgaaataaaaaattattcctaAATTTCTTACTCTGCGTTCCCTTCttcattaattaaaggtaggcaacgcatctgtatttGCAGTTGTCTATGGAcaacggtcacttcgctatttcgacgaattcaggtggccgttttaTCGTTTTCCatcttttgatttaaaaaaacaatgttgcGTCAGTgaactcttttgtttttaaacatttaaggatgttacaaaaagttgttaagtttttgttctaaagacactagatggcgctgtacgaTATAAATTCACGCAAGCgtttgatttaattgtttatacgTGCTTGCGGCTAATCCTAATTAAACGACTATTACACCCGACCTTTCTTGTatcatttctgtttttttgtaatttggacttagtaaaatttaatatcgagTCCCTTACACTTGTAGTATTtcgaataattaataaacttgtaaaaCTTTTGCATTCAACTTTGGACTAGTGTTTTCTACTTACCTTGTATCTTATTACTTGATTtgatcgttttattttattgtttgtttttttttttatttgttgcgTGTTTAGTATCAGTGTCTTGTGTTAAAGTATCCTtcttatttatcattttaaatatggatCGTTTGCTCAAGTATCAGGAGgatattaaaaacagaataattaaaaacaaaataaattttggcaAACAGTCAAAGGATAAGATAACATTGTCAAATGTCGAAACGCGTTTGGATAATTTGGAGGAGTGTTGGACATCGTTTAAGGAGGGTCATCAGAGGATGATTTTTGAATCGGAAGGCACAGAGTTTGAATCCTctgattattataaatcagATCGCTTCGATGAAGTTGAGGagatttatattgaatttaaatcgaaattaaAAGGAGCCTTGGTGAAATTGCGGGCGACTGCGCCGATAACACAATCTTCAAATAGCGAATCCAAAGGTCCCTGTGTACGCCTACCGAAGATAGACATCCCAACGTTTTCTGGCAAGTATGTGGAGTGGACTAGTTTTAGAGACCTGTTTGTGTCTCTCGTTCACAATAACCCAAGTTTAGACGATGTACAACGACTCCATTATCTTAAGAGCCATTTGCAAGGAGAAGCTGAGCAATTGTTACGACATATACCCATCACGGCCGATAATTATACTACCTGTTGGGCCCAATTGGAGAgtagatataacaataaaaagtttttggccaattgtattttaaaaagattcatGAACCAAAGGAATATCACCGTGGAGTCTTCAAGTGCCGTTAAAGAATTACTTGACACAACGAACGAATGTTTACATGCACTTGAAAACTTAGGGGTTGACGTTGGTTCATGGGGCAtacttgttatttatattgtcaGCCAAAAACTTGATCCAGAGTCACGGAAATTGtgggaaaatttaattaacgattgttcaaataaattaccaGAACTGagtcaatttaaaactttcttaGAAAATAGGTTTAGGGCATTAGAATGCCTAGGttcaaataatgtaaataagcaAGGTAACACTAAGCCAAAAAATGCTACGGCATTACATGTAACCACCACTCATAATATCAGTTGTGTTTTTTGTACTGATAAAGGACACAAgttatgtaattgtaaaaagtttGCCCAGGAAGATGTAGAAAATCGACGTAGGTTTGTCCAAACCAGTAGGCtgtgttttaattgtttgagCGCAGGCCACTCCATGTATACCTGCCGGCAATCTACAAGGTGTCATCTTTGTCGAAGAAGACATCATACGCTTCTTCACCCTAAAAGTACCCCGAAAACTGATGATAGTAATCCAGGTCAGTCCATTAGTAGCGATGTTGTTGCGTCAGAAGCAGCTTCATCTTCAGCGGGTGAGTCCACACGAGCTATGACGTGTTTCGCCAAGGCTAGTACACACGTACTCTTGGCCACGGCCTTGATTGATGTAGAGGCGAGAACTGGATCTTTGATTTGTTTAAGATCCCTGTTAGACCAGGGGTCTCAGGCTTCGTTCATTACGGAGTCCGCGGTCCAGTTATTGGGATTAAAAAGACATCCCATCAAAACTGTAATCTCAGGTCTGGGCGGTGACCCCCAAGCGTCATTGGCCTGTAAGTTCATGGTTACCATGAAAATTCAGTCCCGTCACGACCCCAGTTTTGTCATCTCTGTCAAGGCGTATGTTATGAACAAAGTGACGTCTCTCTTGCCTGATAGGAAGATTGTCGTCCCGATGTTGCCTTCATTATCTTGTGAGGTTTTAGCTGACCCTTCGTTTGGCACACCCAACAAAATCGATGTTCTGTTAGGTGCCGAAGTCTACAGCCAAATTCTGTTGCAAGGGTTGATTAGGGGTCCGCCGGGCTACCCTCTTGCACAGAATACTAGATTTGGTTGGATCCTTTCTGGTGAAGTTGAAGAAAGAGGCAGCCAATCGGAAACATGTCACAACGTTATTGTTAGCTTGCACTCAGCTCATTCAAATGAGAGTGAGCTCTTACGGAAGTTCTGGGAGTTGGAGTCCGACCATTATGATGTTGAGAAAACATATCTGACGGAAGAAGAGCAGTTGTGTGAAAGATTGTTCACGGAAACGACGCGTAGAGACGAATCTGGTCGTTACGTGGTTAGGTTGCCCTTTCGCACACCGGATCCAAAATGCAAATATGGTGACTCGAAACAAATTGCCCAGAAAAGGtttcttattttagaaaagCGGTTTTTACGAGACCCTGAGATGAAGAAAGAATATGTCAAGGTCATCAATGAATACTTGGACCTTGGCCACATGGAGAAGGTCGATGATAAAGACACGACTGATGCGGTGTATTTACCACATCACGCAGTAGTGCGAAATGACAAGCTTACCACCAAGGTGAGAGTTGTTTTCGATGCGTCGTGTCCGGGAACAAATGGAGCGTCGTTGAATCAGGATCTTTTGGTCGGTCCAGCTCTCCAACCAGAGTTGCGTCAGATCCTGATGAATTGGCGTCAGTTTCCAATATGCCTCGTTGCAGACATCGTTAAGATGTACAGACAAGTCAAGGTGTCTGAGACGGATGTTGATTTTCAACTAATCATATGGCGCGAAAATCCAGAAGACAAGTTGCAGCATTTAATCTTGCAGTTGGTACTCATCCATTCCATATTAAAAGGTGGCAGAGTCACCGATATATGGATCGCTTGCGACGCTTCACTCAACTCGGCGCAGAGCCTTGTTTGTCACGTAACTTTGTTCCGCTCGGAACAAACTCAATATACTTATCACTCATGGTGACTGATACAATGAAGTTATGTTCGTGAGAAGCAATGCCCGCGTTTCTCActacatatttcattattcaGACGACACAAATACGTTCCTCATTCGATGCAATTTAATTAACGTACTATAAAACATGGTCCTTTTACGAACTAACCAAAGAGTACAGTAATATATGGGAAAAGAGTGCACTCTCacacctccgtgaagttggccccctcactttaatttttttaacttttttttacgcaaatcgtttgagaatcgtttgagaggatttgagagaaaagaaatatcgtttgagagttcctactttctccgtaaaaacaatttcaaattctagtgtgaagttggccccctcactttactt
This region includes:
- the LOC123723076 gene encoding uncharacterized protein LOC123723076, which translates into the protein MVFRNHDRRISPAGRRCRSVLGSIPGFPAAEIAPTADVYIPRLLPLNILTGDLGHVTCVSSPLVEEGDCRYLPKEVLQEDFTHLTKADIFAFGHSMYTCRQSTRCHLCRRRHHTLLHPKSTPKTDDSNPGQSISSDVVASEAASSSAGESTRAMTCFAKASTHVLLATALIDVEARTGSLICLRSLLDQGSQASFITESAVQLLGLKRHPIKTVISGLGGDPQASLACKFMVTMKIQSRHDPSFVISVKAYVMNKVTSLLPDRKIVVPMLPSLSCEVLADPSFGTPNKIDVLLGAEVYSQILLQGLIRGPPGYPLAQNTRFGWILSGEVEERGSQSETCHNVIVSLHSAHSNESELLRKFWELESDHYDVEKTYLTEEEQLCERLFTETTRRDESGRYVVRLPFRTPDPKCKYGDSKQIAQKRFLILEKRFLRDPEMKKEYVKVINEYLDLGHMEKVDDKDTTDAVYLPHHAVVRNDKLTTKVRVVFDASCPGTNGASLNQDLLVGPALQPELRQILMNWRQFPICLVADIVKMYRQVKVSETDVDFQLIIWRENPEDKLQHLILQLVLIHSILKGGRVTDIWIACDASLNSAQSLVCHVTLFRSEQTQYTYHSW